The following are from one region of the Bacteroidia bacterium genome:
- a CDS encoding DUF3098 domain-containing protein, translating to MKKNSAQLKDTSKDTLYELPLTKTNYLLILGGIAVIVLGLFILSIDDFVDAQHFSTSLYVAPLVIMAGFVAIIFAIMFRPKA from the coding sequence ATTCAGCACAATTAAAAGATACTTCTAAGGACACTTTGTACGAACTTCCTTTAACAAAAACCAATTATCTCTTGATACTTGGCGGGATTGCTGTTATTGTACTTGGGTTATTTATTTTGTCAATAGATGACTTTGTTGATGCGCAGCATTTTTCTACTTCATTATACGTTGCGCCCTTGGTTATTATGGCGGGATTCGTGGCGATTATCTTTGCAATTATGTTTCGCCCTAAGGCGTAA